From one Tissierellales bacterium genomic stretch:
- a CDS encoding diguanylate cyclase produces MVNKNKLMESWRKISGKFIVLIIIVWIFILYMLYSSYENEKKTYLKAELDSFDSKIEATLKTYELFSNYIFDQSINNQEVLDVFTKASKVEGKDRDILRQKLYDMLVDNYNDMTDYNFRQLHFHFSNGDSFLRFHRPEKYGDNLIDIRESIRISNQENRYVFGFEEGRIYNGYRFVYPLNYEGEHIGSVEVSVSMATLIKVLTDLYPGMDIHFILDEKVVSNKVFDEEKTNYMRSIFSDDYFVDKEIQEKSFKQNRKLTFEQTREFFEMLKTQVAEKIITKEDFTLDADYNGHTYLTQFLSVDNVKNEKVGYLVAIVSNDQVRAIESDAIKEGLLITLVVFLFIISYRILVKSHNKLKQSSSHDFLTKAYNRHKFLEMTLNEVERYKRYNEKFSIVMIDIDHFKNVNDTYGHSAGDRVLVELSKLVQDAIRSTDVFARWGGEEFICLLPNTKKKDAIVFAEKIRLSIEKYDFKEVGSITASFGVADINIDVSIARLIESADEALYRAKNNGRNRVEG; encoded by the coding sequence ATGGTAAATAAAAATAAATTGATGGAATCTTGGAGAAAAATAAGTGGAAAGTTTATAGTGCTTATAATTATAGTGTGGATATTTATTTTATACATGCTTTATTCTAGTTATGAGAATGAAAAAAAGACTTATTTAAAAGCCGAATTGGATTCATTTGACTCTAAAATCGAGGCAACTTTAAAGACTTATGAATTATTTTCAAACTATATATTTGATCAAAGCATAAATAATCAGGAGGTACTAGATGTTTTTACAAAAGCATCAAAAGTGGAGGGCAAAGATAGAGATATTTTACGTCAAAAGTTATATGATATGCTAGTTGATAATTACAATGATATGACTGATTATAATTTTAGACAATTGCATTTTCATTTCTCAAATGGAGATAGTTTTCTAAGGTTTCATAGACCAGAGAAATATGGTGACAATTTAATTGATATAAGGGAATCCATAAGAATATCAAATCAAGAGAATCGTTATGTTTTTGGCTTTGAAGAAGGACGCATATACAATGGATATAGATTTGTGTACCCGCTAAATTATGAAGGAGAACATATAGGTTCTGTAGAAGTATCTGTATCTATGGCTACTTTAATAAAGGTATTAACTGACTTGTATCCAGGGATGGATATTCATTTTATATTAGATGAGAAAGTTGTATCAAATAAAGTATTTGATGAGGAAAAGACAAATTATATGAGAAGTATTTTTTCTGATGATTATTTTGTCGATAAAGAAATACAGGAAAAATCGTTTAAACAAAATAGAAAACTAACATTTGAGCAGACACGTGAGTTTTTTGAAATGCTAAAAACTCAAGTTGCAGAAAAAATTATTACAAAGGAAGATTTTACATTAGATGCTGATTATAATGGACATACTTATTTGACTCAGTTTCTATCTGTAGATAATGTGAAAAATGAGAAAGTAGGGTATTTAGTTGCTATAGTATCTAATGATCAGGTAAGAGCTATTGAAAGCGATGCAATTAAAGAGGGGCTACTGATAACACTAGTCGTATTTTTGTTTATAATATCATATAGAATATTGGTGAAAAGTCACAACAAATTAAAGCAATCTTCAAGTCATGATTTTTTGACTAAAGCGTATAATAGACATAAATTTTTGGAAATGACATTAAATGAGGTGGAAAGATATAAAAGGTACAATGAAAAATTCAGTATTGTAATGATAGACATTGATCATTTCAAAAATGTAAACGATACTTATGGACATTCTGCAGGAGATCGAGTATTAGTAGAACTTTCTAAATTAGTTCAAGATGCGATACGGTCAACAGATGTATTTGCTAGATGGGGTGGTGAAGAATTTATTTGTTTGCTTCCAAATACTAAAAAGAAAGATGCCATTGTATTTGCAGAGAAAATAAGATTATCAATTGAAAAATACGATTTTAAAGAAGTTGGCTCAATAACAGCTAGTTTTGGAGTTGCAGATATTAATATTGATGTTTCTATAGCTAGACTTATAGAATCGGCAGATGAAGCATTGTATAGGGCTAAAAATAATGGAAGAAATAGAGTCGAAGGTTAG